In Enoplosus armatus isolate fEnoArm2 chromosome 2, fEnoArm2.hap1, whole genome shotgun sequence, one DNA window encodes the following:
- the LOC139296484 gene encoding elongation factor 1-alpha 1 — translation MGKEKLHINIVVIGHVDSGKSTTTGHLIYKCGGIDKRTIEKFEKEAAEMGKGSFKYAWVLDKLKAERERGITIDISLWKFETSKYYVTIIDAPGHRDFIKNMITGTSQADCAVLIVAAGVGEFEAGISKNGQTREHALLAYTLGVKQLIVGINKMDSTEPNYSQKRYEEIVKEVSTYIKKIGYNPDTVAFVPISGWNGDNMLEPSPNMTWFKGWKINRKDGNASGTTLLEALDAIQPPTRPTDKPLRLPLQDVYKIGGIGTVPVGRVETGILKPGMVVTFAPVNVTTEVKSVEMHHEALNEALPGDNVGFNVKNVSVKDIRRGNVAGDSRNDPPQEAAGFTSQVIILNHPGQISAGYAPVLDCHTAHIACKFAELKEKIDRRSGKKLEDNPKSLKSGDAAIVDMVPGKPMCVESFSEYPPLGRFAVRDMRQTVAVGVIKGVEKKAPTSGKITKSAQKAQKAK, via the exons ATGGGGAAGGAGAAGCTCCATATAAACATTGTGGTAATAGGACATGTCGACTCAGGCAAGTCCACCACCACCGGCCACCTCATCTACAAATGTGGGGGCATTGACAAGAGAACAATCGAGAAGTTTGAGAAGGAAGCTGCTGAG ATGGGAAAGGGTTCCTTCAAATACGCCTGGGTTTTGGACAAGCTGAAGGCCGAGCGTGAGCGCGGCATCACCATTGACATCTCTCTCTGGAAGTTTGAGACCAGCAAGTACTACGTCACCATCATTGATGCTCCAGGACACAGGGACTTCATCAAGAACATGATCACCGGGACTTCCCAG GCCGACTGTGCTGTGCTGATCGTGGCTGCAGGAGTGGGCGAGTTTGAAGCTGGCATCTCAAAGAATGGGCAAACTCGTGAACATGCCCTCCTTGCCTACACCTTAGGAGTGAAGCAGCTCATTGTGGGAATCAACAAGATGGATTCCACTGAGCCCAACTACAGCCAGAAGCGCTATGAGGAGATTGTGAAAGAAGTCAGCACTTACATCAAGAAGATTGGCTACAACCCTGACACTGTGGCCTTTGTGCCCATCTCTGGCTGGAACGGAGACAACATGTTGGAACCCAGCCCTAAT ATGACCTGGTTCAAGGGCTGGAAGATCAACCGTAAAGATGGTAATGCCTCAGGCACCACATTGCTGGAGGCTCTGGATGCCATCCAGCCTCCCACACGCCCTACTGACAAGCCCCTTCGCCTGCCTCTGCAGGATGTCTACAAGATTGGAG GCATTGGGACTGTACCAGTGGGCCGAGTAGAGACAGGAATCCTAAAACCGGGCATGGTGGTGACCTTTGCTCCTGTCAACGTGACCACTGAGGTCAAGTCTGTGGAGATGCACCACGAGGCCCTGAATGAGGCGCTGCCTGGTGACAATGTGGGCTTTAACGTCAAGAACGTGTCTGTCAAGGACATTCGCCGTGGCAACGTGGCTGGAGACAGCAGGAACGACCCACCACAGGAGGCAGCCGGCTTCACCTCTCAG GTGATTATCCTGAACCACCCTGGTCAGATCAGTGCTGGCTACGCCCCCGTGCTGGATTGCCACACTGCGCATATCGCGTGCAAGTTTGCAGAGCTGAAGGAAAAGATTGACCGTCGCTCTGGTAAGAAGCTCGAAGACAACCCCAAGTCCCTGAAGTCTGGAGATGCTGCCATTGTGGACATGGTCCCCGGCAAGCCCATGTGTGTGGAGAGCTTCTCTGAGTACCCACCACTGG GGAGGTTCGCAGTCCGTGACATGCGTCAGACTGTGGCAGTGGGAGTGATTAAAGGCGTGGAAAAGAAAGCCCCCACAAGCGGTAAGATCACAAAGTCCGCACAGAAGGCGCAGAAGGCCAAATGA
- the LOC139297625 gene encoding NACHT, LRR and PYD domains-containing protein 14-like has product MDPQTYLKTALKNKYQKLNEAYSENALLPPRLCYRELKHEHALSNLHQHDFRYVDKSDKTLILVFDAVPLADILSCDCQHSSSKRTVITLGVCGVGKTTTVQSCALEWAEGKGYHDIRFLFPLTFWELNLLKHELSLIDLLQTFYPDLKKLSASTLNGNNVWFVLDGLDEYHLQLNFSCPTVSGVSEVSTVDVLVTNLIRGNLLPSAHIWITSQYAASTQIPDCYLLKETEVQGFSDEQKEQHFRTVIGNDDLANKAIDHVKISRSLDFLCQIPPICTIMAKVLKNHLKADDGFKINPLNLTQIYINLVKASNSDIIAKLKKLALLRMGEGNVMYEYDLTGSDISVGEASTLSKECPLVLREEKGLHNTAVFRFGHLSIQEFLAASAKLDAIEAILVQSVCCQYLVDVALQHTEGKWDVFLRFIFGLIKERGMLDPTDPLFNYTKKKILESILSHSAVGLFHCLREYDSQALLSEVKFFLEFGFSPICEFTAMHWTFMVQRVRAFEGMQENFEMQVSTRCDERLLRHLPAVLKSKKAMLRFSNLTDKCCPALAAVLSTKVSYLRELDLGYNSISDSGVRKLVEGLSDQNCRLKTLRLQGCDVTSHACEHLATALILSLKLQELDLSMNQIGDDGLRHLANGLRSPECRLETLKLSQCNIEQQGCYYLASALQENSSHLKVLDLSINMVGDKGANELFKKCDISQLTKLEMYHCGLTALSCRSIGEALKFETSTLVELNLSNNNLKDEGFANICEGMYAWCSLEKLNVSRCGITGRGCMYLAKVLCSVSQLYSGWMRKTDWQAVELKVLDLSRNCLRDKGVKEVSAGLKNPYSHLKTLNLSHCSLTNDCCAELASGLASKESVISELDLSGNNLQDKGVKKLCVGLRSPQCQLEKLSLRSCGLGSRSIQSLTTALKSNRQHLAELHLMGNSLEDSGIRMLMELTKNNKYSLHTIDVSAD; this is encoded by the exons ATGGATCCCCAAACATATCTCAAAACCGCACTGAAGAACAAATATCAGAAACTGAACGAAGCGTACTCTGAAAATGCATTACTTCCTCCAAGACTTTGCTATCGGGAGCTCAAGCACGAACACGCGTTATCTAATTTGCACCAGCATGATTTTAGATATGTTGACAAGTCTGACAAAACTCTTATTCTTGTTTTTGATGCCGTCCCGCTCGCAGATATTTTATCATGTGACTGCCAACATAGCAGCAGCAAAAGAACAGTTATCACTTTGGGAGTGTGTGGAGTTGGGAAAACCACAACAGTGCAGAGTTGTGCTCTCGAGTGGGCCGAAGGGAAAGGGTACCACGACATCCGCTTCCTCTTTCCCCTGACTTTCTGGGAGCTAAATTTGCTAAAACACGAATTGAGCTTAATTGATCTCCTCCAGACATTTTACCCTGATTTGAAGAAGCTCAGTGCTTCCACCTTAAATGGAAACAACGTGTGGTTTGTCCTTGACGGACTGGATGAGTATCATCTCCAGCTAAACTTCAGCTGTCCAACTGTGAGTGGTGTTTCTGAGGTATCCACAGTGGACGTTCTAGTGACCAATCTGATCAGGGGGAATTTGCTTCCCAGTGCTCATATATGGATAACGTCCCAATATGCAGCATCAACACAAATCCCTGATTGCTATTTACTTAAAGAGACCGAGGTTCAAGGGTTCAGTGATGAACAGAAGGAGCAGCACTTTAGGACAGTTATCGGTAATGATGATCTGGCCAACAAAGCCATTGACCACGTGAAAATATCGAGGAGTCTGGACTTCCTTTGTCAGATACCGCCAATCTGCACCATCATGGCAAAAGTTTTGAAGAATCATCTAAAAGCAGATGATGGGTTTAAAATCAATCCTTTGAATCTAACCCAGATTTACATAAATCTGGTCAAAGCATCAAACTCGGATATTATCGCCAAGTTGAAAAAGCTGGCACTGCTTCGGATGGGAGAGGGTAATGTAATGTATGAGTATGATCTTACAGGGAGTGACATAAGTGTTGGGGAAGCGTCAACTTTGTCCAAAGAGTGTCCACTTGTGttgagagaagagaaggggcTGCATAACACCGCAGTGTTTCGCTTTGGCCACTTGAGCATTCAGGAGTTCTTGGCTGCGTCTGCTAAATTGGACGCCATTGAAGCGATTCTTGTCCAGTCTGTTTGTTGTCAGTATCTGGTGGACGTGGCTCTGCAGCATACTGAGGGAAAATGGGATGTCTTCCTTCGCTTCATCTTTGGCCTCATTAAGGAACGTGGTATGTTGGATCCCACCGATCCGCTGTTTAACTACACCAAGAAGAAGATCCTTGAGAGCATTTTGTCTCACAGCGCTGTGGGTCTGTTCCACTGTCTGAGGGAATACGACAGCCAGGCTTTACTGAGCGAAGTGAAGTTCTTTCTGGAGTTTGGCTTCTCCCCAATCTGTGAATTCACGGCAATGCATTGGACATTCATGGTCCAAAGGGTCAGAGCTTTTGAAGGGATGCAAGAGAATTTTGAGATGCAAGTGTCCACGAGATGTGATGAAAGACTCCTCAGGCATCTACCAGCTGTTTTGAAGTCCAAGAAAGCCAT GCTGCGATTCTCAAACCTGACAGATAAGTGTTGTCCAGCCTTAGCGGCAGTCCTGAGCACAAAAGTGTCCTacctgagagagctggacctgggATACAACAGCATCAGTGACAGTGGAGTCAGGAAACTTGTGGAGGGGCTGAGCGACCAAAACTGCAGACTGAAAACACTCAGGTTGCAAGGCTGTGACGTGACCTCGCACGCCTGTGAACACCTGGCCACAGCCCTGATACTGTCCCTTAAACTGCAAGAGCTGGATCTCAGCATGAACCAAATCGGAGACGATGGACTGCGACATCTTGCAAATGGTTTGAGATCCCCTGAATGCCGGTTAGAAACACTGAA ACTATCACAGTGCAACATTGAGCAACAGGGCTGCTATTATCTGGCCTCCGCTCTGCAGGAGAACTCCAGCCACCTGAAAGTTTTGGATCTGAGCATCAATATGGTCGGAGACAAGGGGGCCAATGAGCTCTTTAAGAAATGTGATATATCGCAGCTGACAAAGCTGGA GATGTACCACTGCGGCCTCACTGCGTTAAGCTGCCGAAGTATCGGGGAAGCTTTGAAGTTTGAAACCAGCACTCTGGTAGAACTCAATTTGAGCAACAACAACTTGAAAGATGAAGGGTTTGCGAACATCTGCGAAGGAATGTACGCATGGTGTAGTCTGGAAAAACTCAA TGTTTCAAGATGTGGAATCACTGGTAGGGGTTGCATGTATTTGGCCAAGGTCCTGTGTTCAGTCTCGCAGCTCTACAGTGGGTGGATGAGAAAAACAGACTGGCAGGCAGTCGAGCTGAAAGTCCTTGACCTCAGCAGGAACTGCCTCAGAGACAAGGGCGTCAAAGAAGTGTCAGCTGGACTGAAGAATCCGTACAGCCATCTGAAAACGCTCAA CCTGAGTCACTGCAGCCTGACTAATGACTGTTGTGCTGAGCTTGCATCAGGATTGGCGTCAAAGGAGAGCGTCATCAGCGAGCTGGACCTGTCTGGCAATAACCTTCAGGATAAGGGAGTGAAGAAACTCTGCGTTGGACTCAGAAGCCCTCAATGTCAACTTGAGAAATTATC ACTGAGGAGCTGTGGCCTGGGCTCGAGGAGCATTCAGTCCCTGACCACTGCCCTGAAGTCAAACAGGCAACATCTGGCAGAGCTGCATCTGATGGGCAACAGTCTTGAAGACTCGGGAATCAGGATGCTTATGGAACTAACAAAGAACAATAAGTACTCCTTACATACCATAGA TGTCTCGGCAGATTGA